From the Balneola sp. genome, one window contains:
- a CDS encoding peptidase: MKTISRAFLISTLALLTACSPSKQTTEPTLETSAFTSQRPIPYEVEEPSDFQQAVEDGYRSFDGNPGPNYFTNTYSYTINAELVPADTMLFGEASISYTNNSPDTLSFMLFELAQNLHKEGVPRKDIAEITGGVNITRVTIGGESVVGNQRSRPTYIVQGTNLIVYPNERIFPDQVIDLEIDWNFKIPQAGASGRMGYSRKNLYFLAYWFPHVATYDDVYGWFGDDFTGNAEFYHDFGDYDINITAPEQWIVMSTGAFLNPEEVLAPSILEQYNHSTQSDSVVNIVSINDFKNTTNTSESGKLTWKFQAEQVRDIAFSATLESQWDALRTPVGDIDGDGNTDYTQINAFWRESAPLWEKSAEYTAHSISFLSDYTGIEYPWPHMTSVEGAGIIGGGMEFPMMTVIGSYNIPNPNIPLEQKQEALYNVTAHEIAHMWIPMIVSSNERRYAWMDEGATTYHEAQARWDIFPDTFSRLKEFNSYLPIAGSYLEGEIMRWSDYHYPGPAYGVASYPKPASVLIALKGVLGEDVFTEAWTTFMDRWAYKHPTPYDMFNTFEDVSGKDLDWFWRSWYFETWTLDQSVAGFEQSGSEATITIEDFGNVVMPVDLTITFEDGNSMSTRVGVEDWMRGKRMTSTTIEAPSTITKIEIDADHYYPDTNRQNNIWMK, translated from the coding sequence ATGAAGACGATTTCTCGTGCTTTCCTGATCAGCACATTAGCCCTGTTAACTGCCTGCTCACCTTCAAAACAGACGACTGAACCCACCTTAGAGACATCGGCGTTTACTTCCCAACGCCCAATCCCATATGAGGTAGAAGAACCCTCTGATTTCCAACAAGCTGTTGAAGACGGTTATCGCTCTTTTGACGGTAACCCGGGACCCAACTATTTTACAAACACCTATTCTTATACCATCAATGCCGAGCTTGTGCCTGCTGATACAATGCTGTTTGGAGAGGCAAGCATTTCATACACCAACAATTCTCCCGACACGCTAAGCTTTATGCTTTTTGAGTTAGCCCAAAACCTCCATAAAGAAGGAGTGCCCCGTAAAGACATTGCCGAAATAACGGGAGGCGTAAACATTACCCGTGTTACCATCGGCGGTGAAAGCGTAGTAGGCAATCAGAGAAGCCGCCCGACTTATATCGTTCAGGGAACTAACTTGATTGTATATCCAAATGAGCGAATTTTTCCGGATCAGGTTATCGACCTTGAGATTGACTGGAATTTCAAAATTCCCCAAGCCGGAGCAAGTGGCCGAATGGGGTACAGCCGAAAGAACCTCTATTTTTTAGCTTATTGGTTCCCGCATGTAGCCACTTATGACGATGTGTATGGATGGTTTGGAGATGACTTTACCGGAAACGCAGAATTTTATCATGATTTTGGAGATTACGACATAAATATCACTGCTCCTGAACAATGGATAGTAATGAGTACCGGAGCTTTTTTAAACCCTGAAGAAGTACTAGCTCCTTCGATTCTCGAACAGTACAATCATTCAACACAATCAGATTCCGTTGTAAATATTGTCTCTATTAATGACTTTAAGAATACTACCAATACCAGTGAATCAGGAAAGCTGACATGGAAATTCCAGGCTGAACAGGTTCGTGATATTGCTTTCAGTGCCACCCTTGAATCTCAGTGGGATGCCCTAAGAACACCCGTTGGTGATATAGACGGAGACGGTAATACCGACTATACTCAGATCAATGCGTTTTGGCGCGAGTCTGCTCCGCTTTGGGAAAAGTCAGCTGAGTACACTGCCCACTCTATTTCTTTTCTATCAGATTACACAGGCATCGAATACCCCTGGCCGCATATGACCTCAGTTGAGGGCGCCGGTATTATTGGTGGCGGCATGGAGTTTCCAATGATGACCGTAATCGGCAGTTATAATATTCCAAATCCCAATATTCCTTTAGAGCAAAAGCAAGAAGCATTGTATAATGTGACCGCTCACGAAATCGCTCATATGTGGATCCCTATGATCGTAAGTAGTAACGAGCGCCGTTACGCATGGATGGATGAAGGAGCAACTACCTATCACGAAGCTCAAGCCCGTTGGGATATATTTCCTGATACTTTTAGTCGCTTGAAAGAATTTAATAGCTACCTCCCCATAGCCGGCAGTTACTTAGAAGGTGAAATCATGCGTTGGTCTGATTACCATTATCCCGGACCGGCTTACGGAGTAGCATCCTATCCTAAACCGGCATCTGTGCTTATTGCTTTGAAGGGTGTGCTAGGCGAAGATGTTTTTACTGAGGCTTGGACAACCTTTATGGATCGATGGGCATATAAACACCCTACCCCTTACGATATGTTTAACACTTTTGAAGACGTCTCCGGAAAAGATCTGGATTGGTTCTGGAGATCTTGGTACTTCGAAACCTGGACACTCGACCAGTCAGTTGCAGGTTTTGAACAATCCGGTAGTGAAGCCACCATTACGATTGAAGATTTTGGCAATGTGGTGATGCCAGTTGATTTAACGATCACTTTTGAAGACGGCAACTCTATGAGTACCAGAGTTGGTGTCGAAGACTGGATGAGAGGTAAAAGGATGACATCTACAACCATCGAAGCTCCCTCAACTATTACAAAAATAGAAATTGATGCCGATCACTATTACCCTGACACAAATCGTCAGAATAATATCTGGATGAAATAA
- a CDS encoding AAA family ATPase: MDLFQEKKSGSQSNKENPQYSEPLATRMRPQSLDEFAGQEHLVGEGKMLQRMIESGIIGSLIFYGPPSSGKTTLAHVISREIKAQFEVINAVLDGIKELRNVVDKAEKLRKLNGRKTILFVDEIHRWNKAQQDALLPHLESGIITLVGATTENPFYSLVNPLLSRCQLFELHPLTMDEVKLMLNRALKDEERGLGGKEIEVEDAAFDHLAEMAGGDIRNALNALEVAVLSSTPNENGVIEINLEVAKESIQRRNVRYDRTGDEHYHYASAFIKSMRGSDPDAALYWMNAMLEGGDDPNFIFRRLLIFASEDVGLAEPNALSIVNSCQEAFMKCGMPEGMYFLSHACLYLSQCPKSNSTKAIFEVNREISEKGVKDIPPYLKDKTANKLGAKHLGVENASDDYKYPHNHPNNWVDQQYLPDALKNKKWYKGGSQGREALLWKKWQEIKNQKED, from the coding sequence ATGGATCTTTTCCAAGAAAAAAAGTCTGGATCTCAATCCAACAAAGAAAACCCACAGTATAGCGAGCCCTTAGCTACACGGATGCGTCCACAGTCGCTGGATGAGTTTGCGGGACAAGAGCATTTGGTTGGTGAAGGAAAGATGCTCCAGCGGATGATCGAAAGTGGGATTATCGGATCACTCATCTTTTATGGCCCGCCGAGTTCAGGAAAGACCACGCTTGCCCATGTTATTTCCAGAGAGATAAAAGCTCAGTTTGAAGTTATTAACGCCGTGCTTGATGGAATCAAAGAATTGCGAAATGTAGTTGACAAAGCTGAGAAGCTCCGTAAACTCAATGGCCGTAAAACTATTTTGTTTGTAGATGAGATTCATCGCTGGAATAAAGCCCAGCAGGATGCTTTGCTTCCTCATTTAGAGTCAGGAATAATCACTTTAGTGGGTGCAACAACTGAAAATCCTTTCTACTCTTTAGTGAATCCTCTGTTATCGAGATGCCAGCTTTTTGAACTTCACCCCTTAACCATGGATGAAGTAAAGTTGATGCTTAATCGTGCACTTAAGGATGAAGAACGCGGGCTGGGTGGAAAGGAAATTGAAGTAGAAGACGCTGCCTTTGATCATCTCGCTGAAATGGCCGGTGGAGATATCCGAAATGCACTCAACGCTTTAGAGGTGGCGGTACTATCCAGTACTCCCAATGAAAATGGAGTTATTGAGATAAACCTAGAAGTAGCAAAGGAAAGTATCCAAAGAAGGAATGTGCGATACGATCGTACTGGAGACGAGCACTATCATTATGCCTCTGCCTTTATTAAATCTATGAGAGGTTCTGATCCTGATGCGGCTTTGTACTGGATGAATGCAATGCTGGAAGGAGGTGACGATCCTAATTTCATTTTCAGGCGACTGCTTATCTTTGCCAGTGAAGATGTTGGACTTGCAGAACCAAACGCTCTTTCCATTGTAAACTCATGCCAGGAAGCTTTTATGAAATGTGGTATGCCCGAGGGGATGTATTTTCTTTCCCATGCCTGTTTGTATCTCAGTCAGTGCCCAAAGAGTAATAGCACCAAGGCAATCTTTGAAGTAAATCGCGAAATCAGTGAAAAAGGAGTGAAGGATATCCCGCCCTATCTTAAAGATAAAACTGCAAATAAATTGGGAGCCAAACATCTTGGAGTCGAAAATGCTTCAGACGACTATAAATATCCCCACAATCACCCTAACAACTGGGTGGATCAACAATACTTACCGGATGCTTTGAAAAATAAGAAATGGTATAAAGGGGGAAGTCAGGGAAGGGAAGCTTTGCTTTGGAAAAAGTGGCAAGAGATTAAGAATCAAAAAGAAGACTAA
- a CDS encoding DNA-binding response regulator: MSDKRMKVLVVEDEPSLVFTLRDTLESEGYDVAVSEEGTQAMEMVKEHKPDLMILDVMLPGKSGYDILEEIRNEKYTFPVIMLTAKDQEPDKVKGLNLGADDYLTKPFGVKELLARIEARLRRAGTYSTSGEVDILQLGPIKIDLMESAVIRPDGEEIELTSREVELIRYLLKSANEPVSRDELLEKVWRYEFSTNTRTVDVHISKLRAKIEVHPDDPRYLITLHGVGYMLRNG, translated from the coding sequence ATGTCGGATAAACGCATGAAAGTTCTCGTTGTAGAAGACGAGCCAAGTCTGGTTTTCACTTTACGGGATACACTTGAAAGCGAAGGTTATGATGTCGCCGTTAGCGAAGAGGGTACTCAAGCCATGGAAATGGTCAAAGAGCACAAACCTGACCTTATGATTTTGGATGTTATGCTGCCCGGTAAAAGCGGCTACGACATCCTGGAGGAAATCAGAAATGAAAAATACACCTTCCCTGTAATCATGCTTACGGCTAAAGACCAGGAACCGGATAAGGTGAAAGGCCTTAATCTTGGAGCCGATGATTATCTAACAAAACCGTTTGGTGTAAAAGAGCTCCTTGCCCGAATTGAAGCAAGGCTTCGTCGTGCAGGCACCTATTCTACATCTGGTGAAGTTGATATTTTGCAATTAGGTCCTATCAAAATCGACTTAATGGAGTCAGCGGTAATTAGGCCGGATGGAGAAGAAATAGAACTCACTTCCAGAGAGGTTGAACTCATCCGGTATTTACTTAAAAGCGCAAATGAACCTGTCTCCAGAGATGAACTTTTAGAAAAAGTGTGGAGATATGAATTCAGTACCAATACCCGTACAGTTGATGTTCATATTTCTAAACTACGGGCAAAAATTGAAGTCCACCCTGACGACCCCCGCTACCTGATTACCTTACATGGAGTAGGGTATATGCTTAGAAATGGTTAA
- a CDS encoding response regulator — translation MIVEDDLILNLLYESYLEKLGYDAEGELVYGKTAIEVAQKIKPDLILMDISLEGEIDGITAMKEIRKFSDVPVIYITGNSDPHHVQRAKETDYLDYLVKPIEFNDLKESIEKNQSKIHK, via the coding sequence ATGATCGTAGAAGACGATCTGATCCTGAATCTTCTGTATGAAAGCTACCTTGAGAAATTGGGTTATGACGCTGAAGGTGAGCTTGTATATGGTAAAACCGCTATAGAAGTAGCTCAGAAAATTAAGCCGGATCTTATTCTTATGGATATCTCTCTTGAAGGAGAAATTGATGGAATCACGGCCATGAAAGAAATTCGAAAATTCTCTGATGTGCCCGTTATTTATATAACAGGAAATTCGGATCCGCACCACGTTCAGAGAGCAAAAGAAACAGATTATCTTGATTACCTTGTGAAACCGATTGAATTCAATGACCTCAAGGAGTCCATTGAAAAGAATCAAAGTAAGATTCACAAGTAG
- a CDS encoding two-component sensor histidine kinase: protein MKILRNRAFRWILLMLGLSAIIALTGMNVLSLYDLRDRMVESEEERRIDQLDEINDTIRNQILEPLRGLYRIQLEPIENAIAEDGQFPEKIQEVLTRSSKSPFFDSIYFTPENVDPCDTGEAIYKYDSAQNAITPTNDYPDLVCDGVGLTRTKTKIQLNDFNYRWNNNFEFDTHRSLNVGLINLSESRMIGYLTLTLNEDYIVNEVFPPLLTSYFGKSSESGIVVWVRDWANNRVIATNDSTVTYDRDLRDHRMGFSGSGFFDNWSLNIAFLQTPVSNAYNATLVKNLIVLGVAVLFLMGALIFMFVTAQRERHLAQRQASFLANVTHELKTPLAVMQAAGENISDGRVTEPKRLKQYGEHIYNESIRLRGMIEKLLDVARVDSGQNMIKAAPYRIHELMNSYLNENREYIENKGFDVKFKSSAEKATCMIDSDSFETIVNNLTENAVKYSNGEKYIEYQISENKDEVFFSITDHGIGIPKKAQKNIFKKFYRVDESDSLSSKIKGHGLGLSIVKNMVELNGGKIDVKSSLGKGTTFIVRFPKLAEDEASENSLQGSQTGTSPTQKNNKHTEYVG from the coding sequence ATGAAAATTCTTCGAAACAGGGCTTTTCGCTGGATTCTTTTGATGTTAGGTCTTTCAGCTATTATTGCGCTTACAGGCATGAATGTGCTTTCTCTTTATGATTTGCGGGATCGCATGGTTGAAAGTGAAGAAGAGCGCCGCATTGACCAGCTAGATGAGATCAACGATACCATCAGAAATCAAATTCTGGAACCACTAAGGGGACTTTACCGGATTCAACTTGAACCTATTGAGAACGCTATTGCTGAGGATGGTCAGTTTCCTGAAAAAATTCAGGAAGTACTAACCAGGTCTTCAAAAAGTCCTTTTTTTGATAGCATTTATTTTACGCCCGAAAATGTTGATCCTTGTGATACCGGAGAAGCAATCTACAAATATGATTCTGCACAAAATGCCATCACCCCAACTAATGATTACCCCGATTTAGTATGTGATGGAGTTGGTCTTACAAGAACAAAAACTAAGATTCAGCTCAACGACTTCAATTACCGGTGGAACAACAACTTTGAGTTTGATACCCACAGGAGCCTGAATGTAGGATTGATCAATCTCTCAGAAAGCAGAATGATTGGTTACCTTACCCTCACTCTGAATGAAGATTATATTGTAAATGAGGTATTTCCCCCATTGCTAACCAGTTACTTTGGCAAAAGCAGTGAATCAGGGATTGTTGTTTGGGTAAGAGATTGGGCCAATAATCGGGTTATTGCTACCAATGATTCCACCGTTACCTACGATCGTGATCTGCGGGATCATAGAATGGGCTTTTCCGGTTCCGGCTTTTTTGATAACTGGTCTTTGAATATTGCATTCCTACAAACTCCCGTTTCAAATGCTTACAATGCTACTCTTGTAAAAAACCTCATTGTATTGGGAGTGGCTGTACTATTTTTAATGGGCGCATTGATTTTCATGTTTGTTACTGCACAGCGGGAACGCCACCTAGCGCAGCGCCAAGCTAGCTTTTTGGCAAATGTAACTCATGAATTGAAAACACCACTGGCTGTTATGCAGGCTGCCGGCGAAAACATCTCGGACGGCAGAGTCACCGAACCCAAAAGACTCAAGCAATATGGGGAACACATTTATAATGAATCCATACGGCTCAGAGGTATGATTGAAAAGCTTCTGGATGTAGCTCGGGTAGATTCTGGTCAGAACATGATTAAAGCTGCGCCTTATCGCATTCACGAACTCATGAACTCCTACTTGAATGAGAACAGGGAGTACATTGAAAACAAAGGCTTTGATGTGAAATTTAAGTCTTCAGCTGAGAAAGCAACGTGTATGATTGATAGCGATAGCTTTGAGACCATCGTTAATAATCTCACAGAAAATGCTGTCAAATATAGCAATGGCGAGAAGTATATCGAGTATCAGATTTCAGAGAATAAAGATGAAGTCTTTTTTAGTATCACCGACCATGGAATCGGCATTCCTAAAAAAGCACAAAAAAATATCTTTAAAAAATTCTACCGTGTAGATGAATCCGACTCATTGAGTAGCAAGATTAAAGGCCATGGATTAGGCCTTAGTATTGTTAAAAATATGGTTGAATTGAATGGTGGTAAAATTGATGTAAAAAGTAGTTTGGGTAAAGGAACAACATTTATTGTAAGATTTCCTAAATTAGCGGAAGACGAAGCTTCCGAAAATAGTTTACAAGGCTCACAGACGGGCACTTCACCAACACAAAAGAATAATAAGCACACAGAATATGTCGGATAA
- a CDS encoding NADPH-dependent oxidoreductase — translation MDLKIISSTDRPNSNALKVSKYVQSLYKERGVEAGVISLADFPLKEVIGGPYGKDLPAVEKFRRPIVEADGLIFVIPEYNGSYPGILKLFVDYLPFPQAFEKMPMAFIGESAGAFGALRSVEQFQMVANYRNALQFPERVFIPRVTDEFDEESGLKDEFKQKLLLSQIDNFIKFVEAVRQKEMDQLI, via the coding sequence ATGGATCTAAAAATAATCAGTAGTACCGACCGTCCTAATTCAAATGCACTTAAAGTTTCTAAATATGTTCAGTCTTTATATAAAGAAAGAGGGGTAGAGGCAGGGGTTATTAGTCTTGCAGACTTTCCTCTTAAAGAAGTGATCGGTGGGCCATATGGCAAAGACCTGCCAGCAGTAGAAAAATTTAGAAGACCAATAGTAGAAGCAGATGGATTAATTTTTGTGATTCCAGAATACAATGGAAGTTATCCGGGAATTTTAAAGCTATTTGTAGACTACCTCCCATTTCCGCAAGCGTTTGAGAAAATGCCAATGGCGTTTATAGGGGAATCTGCCGGAGCATTTGGAGCCCTTAGATCGGTAGAACAATTTCAGATGGTAGCCAATTACCGAAATGCACTTCAATTTCCTGAACGCGTATTCATTCCCCGAGTTACAGATGAATTTGATGAAGAGTCAGGTTTGAAAGATGAATTCAAGCAAAAACTACTATTATCACAAATAGATAACTTCATCAAATTCGTTGAAGCAGTTCGGCAAAAAGAAATGGATCAGTTAATCTGA
- a CDS encoding phage tail tape measure protein: MAIADEIVLDTSKYLKNLNAADRAAVKYATKQEQNYKKASESMQKLAAEIKALERVRDASNSTAAVKRYEAAIESLQREYNVLERETEEYTRAIRKSEQQTEKSSRNMSGSLQKIGKAAKQWIATIAVAAFAALQRASGKVASQFQDDFAQVKTLLNEADVDFEALERRLLNLSRIKAVPLSVLTPALYQTISAGITDVNEAMEVLSVASDAAIAGNTDLKTSADGITTALNAWNLEASEAKNVSDEFFVAVRNGKTTFGELSGSIGRVAPLAAATNTELSEILSATAALTSSGLDTTEAMTALRGILQKIIKPTEQAKKEAASLGIEFNQSMLEAKGLQEFLEYVSEAANGNSETIGKLFEDVEAFNGVLSLTGSASGAFIKNLDDMRGAAGETDEALSKVETNLSNIWELTKNKVNAALIQMGKTVLPMAGKALSAFNETLEEFEDPSQRLINNLEKIGADKELIVQLQAELDIKNATERYYQLEKELKDITVPIAFDVQSRMVTAAEAARSQGAMVAGQNRISIVSTEEIDVSTANVKELDQALANINNRLEEIGKGSSNFRELGKAQEEEMDVLVSSKDALEDVIAARKQQETLQTTIRGNYKALNALGKENKVVANENIITQTEATGKTQEFTRQIISGFVSASEGLGSFNSKFITTTDLFNNQASNAVKSYSQQITKLNNEYEAGLITQSEYQEKTSEATQKFSKQLKGIYKLVKDDLSPEQQEMWEDMLGLMGEVEDRGSKVKANFGDIADMVSGILSVADAIGKIDENLKNVLRGAIDVLRNLENIQRLKNAGEFSGINAALPILGVAGGLATILSGLFQGNQRDNAEALRQIEEMKDLRLSLKELQRAVVKNTEAYLGGPVVGGNISQEDYNRGESLFNSLFTGDRDRGGAPFGYANPEDFLAGLSELAELFPDIFGEFEQIYQNLRDQGLSHSEAVAQLMRKGLGESWSLIKDSFRDYGDSIEGAIKRYNDAITYGALSTQEAIELFKAQIEEGGFDLSQSVGGTTLENLIDQLASQDLSEEERESIIQTIWDNRESIMPDNVSFDDFSGFLDFLKNLENGSASGAGVTRNVAVSSAITEFSANEMIMLNEAMLLVDREQLNIEKQQLAELKNLVNGALSTPNTMNPILPPGPTTSPAGSNMFAFNGGINVSGGSLSDEDINQVIREVTRELKKIQRGRNF, translated from the coding sequence ATGGCCATAGCAGATGAAATTGTTTTAGATACCAGCAAATACCTAAAGAATTTAAATGCAGCTGATCGTGCTGCGGTTAAATATGCCACCAAGCAGGAGCAGAATTATAAAAAAGCCTCTGAGTCGATGCAGAAGCTGGCAGCCGAGATCAAAGCACTTGAAAGAGTTCGGGACGCTTCTAACTCTACAGCGGCCGTTAAAAGATATGAAGCGGCTATTGAATCCCTCCAGCGAGAGTACAATGTACTAGAGAGAGAGACCGAAGAGTACACCCGGGCTATTAGAAAATCTGAGCAGCAAACCGAGAAGTCCAGCCGGAATATGTCTGGATCTTTGCAAAAAATTGGAAAAGCCGCAAAGCAATGGATAGCCACGATAGCAGTGGCAGCATTTGCAGCTTTACAACGGGCGTCCGGCAAAGTGGCATCGCAGTTTCAAGATGATTTCGCTCAAGTAAAAACATTACTTAACGAGGCCGATGTTGATTTTGAAGCCCTTGAGCGCCGGTTGCTAAACCTGTCTAGGATTAAAGCGGTACCGCTATCCGTGTTGACCCCGGCGCTTTATCAAACGATATCCGCAGGCATTACAGACGTCAACGAAGCGATGGAGGTCCTGTCTGTTGCCTCCGATGCTGCGATTGCAGGAAACACGGATTTAAAAACATCGGCTGACGGTATCACTACTGCTTTGAATGCGTGGAACCTTGAAGCTAGCGAGGCCAAAAATGTTTCTGATGAATTTTTCGTGGCAGTTCGAAACGGTAAAACCACCTTTGGGGAACTTTCTGGATCCATCGGACGAGTAGCGCCACTGGCAGCAGCAACAAACACAGAATTAAGCGAAATACTTTCTGCAACGGCGGCTCTAACCTCTTCAGGCTTAGATACCACGGAAGCGATGACCGCACTGCGAGGTATACTGCAGAAGATCATTAAGCCAACGGAACAGGCTAAGAAAGAAGCCGCAAGCCTCGGCATTGAGTTCAATCAAAGCATGCTTGAGGCTAAAGGGCTTCAGGAGTTTTTGGAATATGTTTCAGAAGCTGCCAACGGAAACTCTGAAACCATTGGCAAGCTCTTTGAGGACGTTGAAGCATTCAACGGAGTTCTTTCCCTCACCGGATCAGCATCTGGAGCTTTTATTAAGAATCTGGATGACATGCGAGGCGCTGCCGGTGAAACTGATGAAGCGCTATCAAAGGTCGAAACGAATCTTTCTAATATCTGGGAGCTTACAAAGAACAAGGTCAACGCTGCACTCATCCAGATGGGTAAAACGGTTCTGCCAATGGCTGGAAAAGCATTATCTGCTTTCAACGAAACGCTGGAAGAATTTGAAGACCCAAGCCAGCGATTAATTAACAACCTTGAAAAAATCGGTGCAGACAAAGAGCTGATTGTTCAACTGCAGGCCGAACTTGATATTAAAAACGCTACTGAGCGCTACTACCAGCTTGAGAAAGAACTTAAAGACATAACAGTACCTATTGCCTTTGATGTGCAAAGCAGAATGGTTACAGCTGCAGAAGCAGCGCGTTCACAAGGTGCAATGGTTGCTGGTCAAAACCGCATAAGCATCGTAAGCACGGAAGAAATAGATGTTAGTACGGCTAATGTGAAAGAACTTGATCAAGCTCTCGCGAATATTAATAACCGGCTGGAAGAAATTGGGAAAGGATCATCTAACTTTCGCGAATTAGGGAAAGCACAAGAGGAAGAGATGGACGTTCTTGTATCATCAAAAGATGCGCTTGAAGATGTTATTGCTGCACGTAAGCAACAGGAAACCCTGCAAACTACCATTCGAGGCAATTACAAGGCTCTCAATGCCCTTGGTAAAGAAAATAAGGTTGTAGCAAATGAAAACATCATAACACAAACTGAAGCTACTGGCAAAACGCAGGAGTTTACCAGGCAAATTATCAGTGGATTTGTAAGTGCGTCTGAAGGCTTAGGGTCTTTCAACTCTAAATTCATCACAACAACTGATTTATTCAATAATCAGGCTTCAAATGCTGTCAAAAGTTATTCACAGCAAATAACCAAGCTTAACAATGAATATGAGGCCGGTTTAATTACACAAAGTGAGTACCAAGAGAAGACCTCAGAAGCCACCCAGAAATTTAGTAAGCAGCTCAAAGGTATTTACAAGCTTGTAAAGGATGATCTGAGCCCTGAGCAACAGGAAATGTGGGAAGATATGCTTGGCCTCATGGGAGAGGTGGAAGACCGAGGGAGCAAGGTTAAGGCAAACTTTGGTGACATTGCTGATATGGTTTCCGGCATCTTAAGCGTGGCTGATGCTATTGGGAAGATAGACGAAAACCTAAAGAATGTACTTCGCGGTGCTATTGATGTACTTAGGAATCTAGAGAACATTCAACGCCTTAAAAATGCTGGGGAGTTTTCAGGCATAAACGCGGCGCTACCCATACTTGGAGTCGCCGGAGGTTTGGCGACCATTCTAAGTGGCTTATTCCAGGGTAATCAAAGAGACAATGCAGAAGCGCTTCGTCAAATTGAAGAAATGAAGGATCTTCGTTTGTCACTCAAAGAGCTTCAACGAGCTGTTGTTAAGAATACCGAAGCTTACCTTGGTGGCCCTGTTGTTGGAGGTAATATTTCCCAAGAGGACTATAACCGGGGTGAATCATTGTTCAACAGCCTGTTTACCGGTGATCGCGATAGAGGTGGCGCGCCATTTGGTTATGCTAATCCGGAAGATTTTTTAGCTGGGCTTTCGGAGTTGGCTGAGTTATTCCCGGATATTTTTGGAGAGTTTGAGCAGATTTATCAAAACTTGCGGGATCAAGGGTTATCACACAGTGAAGCTGTAGCTCAATTAATGCGAAAAGGACTTGGAGAGTCTTGGTCTTTAATCAAGGATTCATTCAGGGACTACGGGGATTCTATAGAAGGGGCAATTAAGCGTTACAATGATGCCATTACTTATGGCGCACTATCTACTCAGGAAGCTATTGAATTATTTAAAGCACAAATTGAAGAAGGTGGATTTGATCTAAGCCAGTCTGTAGGCGGAACCACGCTTGAAAATTTGATTGACCAGTTAGCGAGTCAGGATCTAAGTGAAGAAGAGCGTGAAAGCATTATCCAAACAATTTGGGATAACAGAGAATCGATAATGCCAGATAACGTTTCATTCGACGACTTTTCTGGTTTTCTGGATTTCCTGAAAAATTTAGAAAACGGTTCGGCTTCCGGCGCCGGTGTAACTCGAAACGTGGCTGTAAGCAGTGCGATTACTGAGTTCAGTGCGAACGAGATGATTATGCTCAATGAAGCTATGCTTTTAGTTGATAGAGAGCAGCTCAATATAGAGAAACAACAGCTCGCAGAGTTAAAAAATCTGGTTAATGGGGCTCTGAGTACTCCAAATACAATGAATCCAATACTTCCACCCGGACCAACGACAAGCCCAGCAGGAAGCAATATGTTTGCTTTCAACGGAGGCATAAATGTTTCTGGTGGTAGTTTATCAGATGAAGACATTAACCAGGTAATTAGAGAAGTCACACGAGAGCTGAAGAAGATTCAGCGCGGTAGAAACTTTTAA